From Triticum urartu cultivar G1812 chromosome 2, Tu2.1, whole genome shotgun sequence, a single genomic window includes:
- the LOC125537636 gene encoding uncharacterized protein LOC125537636, translating into MEGKHMVMSAVGIGIGVGVGLGLASAPWSGGGSGGPARAGVTLERVEHELRRLVVDGRDSKVTFDEFPYYLSEQTRVVLTSAAYVHLKQAEISKYTRNLAPASRAILLSGPAELYQQMLAKALAHYFEAKILLLDPTDFLIKLHGKYGTGSSEQSVTRSISETTLEKMSGLLQSFTMTPQKEQSRGGMRRQSSMTDMKLRSSESTNSMPRLRRNASTSSDMSSLASQGPPSNSAPLRRSSSWTFDEKMLVQALYKVLHKVSKKSPIVLYIRDVEKFLQKSPKMFLLFEKLLAKLEGPVLLLGSRIVDMDFDDDELDDRLSALFPYNIDIKPPENENCLVSWNSQLEEDMKIIQFQDNRNHITEVLAENDLECLDLGSICLSDTMGLSKYIEEIVVSAVSYHLMNHKDPEYRNGKLILSAKSLSHALEIFQENKVCDKDTMKLERHTDARKIAEKGIAPTAAKLETKPATLLPPAAPAAATPAPPPESKTEPKKPENPLPPAKLPEVPPDNEFEKRIRPEVIPANEIGVSFDDIGALEDIKESLQELVMLPLRRPDLFKGGLLKPCRGILLFGPPGTGKTMLAKAIANEAQASFINVSMSTITSKWFGEDEKNVRALFTLAAKVSPTIIFVDEVDSMLGQRNRAGEHEAMRKIKNEFMTHWDGLLSRPDQKILVLAATNRPFDLDEAIIRRFERRIMVGLPSVQNREMIMKRLLSKEKVDEGLDYKELATMTEGYTGSDLKNLCTTAAYRPVRELIQKERKKELEKMKLEKGGSPLDPSKIKQKDKEIILRPLNMADLKEAKNQVAASFAAEGSIMGELKQWNDLYGEGGSRKKEQLTYFL; encoded by the exons ATGGAGGGGAAGCACATGGTGATGTCGGCGGTGGGGATCGGGATAGGCGTCGGCGTGGGGCTGGGGCTGGCATCCGCGCCGTGGTCGGGCGGAGGGTCTGGAGGCCCGGCGCGGGCCGGGGTGACGCTGGAGCGGGTGGAGcacgagctccgccgcctcgtcgtcgacggcaGGGACAGCAAGGTCACCTTCGACGAGTTCCCATACTACCTCAG TGAGCAAACACGCGTCGTGCTGACGAGCGCCGCGTACGTCCACCTGAAGCAAGCAGAGATCTCCAAATACACCAGGAATCTCGCCCCTGCTAGCCGCGCGATTCTGCTGTCAGGCCCTGCAG AGCTTTACCAGCAGATGCTCGCCAAGGCGCTCGCGCACTATTTCGAAGCCAAAATCCTCCTGCTGGATCCTACAGATTTTCTCATAAAG CTTCACGGCAAATACGGCACCGGTAGCAGCGAACAG TCTGTTACAAGATCCATCTCCGAGACGACTCTTGAAAAGATGTCTGGATTACTCCAGTCTTTTACGATGACTCCACAGAAGGAGCAATCCAGAG GAGGTATGCGTAGACAAAGCAGTATGACCGACATGAAATTAAG GAGCTCTGAAAGTACAAACAGCATGCCCAGGCTCAGAAGAAATGCATCTACTTCATCAGATATGAGTAGCCTGGCATCGCAAGGCCCTCCAAGCAATTCAG CTCCTCTCAGACGTTCTAGTAGCTGGACTTTTGATGAGAAAATGCTGGTGCAAGCGTTATACAAGGTTCTGCATAAAGTATCTAAGAAGAGCCCAATTGTCCTCTACATAAGAGATGTCGAGAAGTTTCTTCAGAAGTCCCCCAAAATGTTTCTTTTATTTGAGAAACTACTGGCCAAGCTTGAAGGGCCAGTGCTGCTTCTCGGTTCAAGGATTGTGGATATGGACTTTGATGATGATGAGCTGGATGACAGGCTATCTGCTTTATTCCCATATAACATAGACATCAAGCCGCCCGAAAATGAGAATTGCCTTGTAAGCTGGAACTCCCAGTTAGAAGAAGATATGAAGATTATTCAGTTTCAAGATAATCGGAACCATATCACGGAAGTCCTTGCAGAGAATGATCTCGAGTGTCTTGATTTAGGCTCAATATGTCTATCCGATACAATGGGCCTCAGTAAGTATATTGAGGAGATTGTGGTATCTGCAGTTTCTTACCACTTGATGAATCATAAAGACCCAGAGTACCGGAATGGAAAACTAATTCTATCTGCTAAAAG CTTGTCCCATGCATTGGAAATTTTTCAAGAGAACAAGGTGTGCGATAAGGACACCATGAAGTTGGAAAGACATACTGACGCTCGAAAG ATTGCTGAAAAGGGAATTGCTCCGACTGCTGCAAAATTGGAAACAAAACCTGCAACTTTGCTGCCACCAGCAGCTCCTGCTGCCGCTACTCCAGCTCCTCCTCCTGAGAGCAAAACAGAACCAAAGAAACCAGAGAATCCACTTCCACCTGCAAAATTACCA GAAGTGCCCCCGGATAATGAGTTTGAAAAGCGCATCAGACCAGAAGTGATACCCGCGAATGAAATTGGAGTTTCATTTGATGATATCGGTGCATTGGAAGATATCAAAGAATCCCTTCAAGAGCTTGTCATGCTACCCCTCCGACGGCCAGATCTCTTCAAGGGGGGTCTTCTTAAGCCCTGTAGAGGTATATTACTCTTTGGTCCTCCTGGAACTGGCAAGACGATGCTAGCCAAGGCtattgcaaatgaagctcaagcAAGTTTCATAAACGTATCGATGTCGACTATCACATCAAAGTGGTTTGGTGAAGACGAAAAGAATGTTAGAGCATTGTTCACTTTAGCTGCTAAAGTATCGCCCACTATCATTTTCGTCGATGAGGTTGATAGCATGCTTGGGCAGCGAAACAGAGCTGGAGAGCATGAGGCAATGAGGAAGATTAAGAATGAGTTTATGACACACTGGGATGGTCTCCTGTCAAGACCAGATCAAAAAATTCTTGTTCTTGCTGCGACCAACCGTCCTTTTGATCTTGACGAGGCTATCATCAGAAGGTTTGAGCGCAG AATCATGGTCGGCTTACCATCAGTGCAAAATCGGGAAATGATTATGAAGAGGCTTCTGTCGAAGGAGAAAGTTGATGAAGGACTAGATTATAAGGAACTAGCAACCATGACTGAAGGATACACTGGCAGTGATCTCAAG AACCTTTGCACAACGGCGGCATATCGCCCTGTGAGGGAACTGATACAGAAGGAAAGGAAGAAGGAACTG GAGAAGATGAAACTGGAAAAAGGAGGCAGTCCACTAGATCCTTCAAAGATAAAACAAAAAGACAAGGAGATCATTCTAAGGCCATTAAACATGGCAGATTTGAAAGAAGCAAAGAACCAG GTGGCGGCGAGCTTTGCTGCTGAAGGTTCCATAATGGGTGAGTTGAAGCAATGGAATGATTTGTATGGTGAAGGCGGGTCGAGGAAGAAGGAGCAGTTGACATACTTCCTGTGA